One Equus quagga isolate Etosha38 chromosome 5, UCLA_HA_Equagga_1.0, whole genome shotgun sequence genomic window carries:
- the POMC gene encoding pro-opiomelanocortin, whose translation MPRSCGSRSGALLLALLLQASVEVRGWCLESSQCQDLTTESNLLACIRACKLDLSAETPVFPGNGEEHPLTENPRKYVMGHFRWDRFGRRNSSSGGGAGQKREEEEVVVLGGPGPRGDGGDGGEAGPREGKRSYSMEHFRWGKPVGKKRRPVKVYPNGAEDESAEAFPLEFKRELAGERPEGAAARAVLGYSLVAEAEAAEKKDEVPYKMEHFRWGSPRKDKRYGGFMSSEKSQTPLVTLFKNAIIKNAHKKGQ comes from the exons ATGCCGAGATCGTGCGGCAGCCGCTCGGGGGCCCTGCTGCTGGCCCTGCTGCTTCAGGCTTCCGTGGAAGTGCGTGGCTGGTGCCTGGAGAGCAGCCAGTGTCAGGACCTCACCACGGAAAGTAACCTGCTG GCCTGCATCCGGGCCTGCAAGCTCGACCTCTCCGCCGAGACGCCAGTGTTCCCCGGCAACGGCGAGGAGCACCCGCTGACCGAGAACCCCCGGAAGTACGTCATGGGCCACTTCCGCTGGGACCGCTTCGGCCGCCGGaacagcagcagcggcggcggcgcgggccaGAAGcgcgaggaggaggaggtggtggtgctGGGCGGCCCCGGGCCCCGCGGCGACGGCGGCGATGGCGGCGAGGCGGGCCCGCGCGAGGGCAAGCGCTCCTACTCCATGGAGCACTTCCGCTGGGGCAAGCCGGTGGGCAAGAAGCGGCGCCCGGTGAAGGTGTACCCCAACGGTGCCGAGGACGAGTCGGCCGAGGCCTTCCCCCTGGAGTTCAAGAGGGAGCTGGCCGGGGAGCGGCCCGAGGGCGCGGCGGCCCGCGCCGTGCTGGGGTACAGCCTGGTGGCGGAGGCCGAGGCGGCGGAGAAGAAGGACGAGGTGCCCTATAAGATGGAGCACTTCCGCTGGGGCAGCCCGCGCAAGGACAAGCGCTACGGCGGCTTCATGAGCTCCGAGAAGAGCCAGACGCCCCTGGTGACGCTGTTCAAAAACGCCATCATCAAGAACGCCCACAAGAAGGGCCAGTGA